The Synergistaceae bacterium genome window below encodes:
- a CDS encoding DNA-binding protein WhiA, translating to KTRLEYPDATLEELGQRLETRITKSAVKYRWTRIEKFIDSAN from the coding sequence AAAACTAGACTCGAATATCCTGACGCAACACTTGAAGAATTAGGCCAGAGACTAGAGACTCGTATAACAAAGAGTGCCGTTAAATATCGCTGGACAAGAATCGAAAAATTTATAGACTCGGCTAATTAA
- a CDS encoding adenosylcobalamin-dependent ribonucleoside-diphosphate reductase encodes MSLQDIREFFDKDINTRSLENLGQSRLSENAIWLLEQRYFVQRFDPEINGVRQEKNFEEFARRVARTVASAEVNYSDSVEWLVTLEKNIASDILNRRFLFNSPCLFSAAAGLTIIPEMAEIIYKSPDLMTYEDYRKIYDSRTKNQQLFACFVISVPDSIEGIFESVKNASIISKFGGGVGGNFGHLREHSSEIAGGTGGKASGPVSFMETWNTMGAVVVQGGKRRAALMGMLFDDHPDIYDFIDCKTEDGKLSYFNISVAISDKLMQAAENDEDFDLHSRVDDSVVKTVKARELLNHICESAWKRGDPGVFFIDRARQDNLLKMGGSEWEIEATNPCGEQPLPNFTSCNLGSINIEKFVNDDGTFNYSRLSDQVFRSIYYLDLVIDACSYPLEKIGERTKSIRPVGLGIMGLADASIMQNIIYGSGEFNAFCEKLSGVLARSALLATVKIVNDVNKPPFPEHELVSKLFEGFNVPESREEFDSMLRTMREGKNIPVTLINTLSSFEFNDDLRLVLKNLFAGDLRNSRRLSIAPTGSISMILDTSSGIEPNFAWSWNRRIMKTDGTGFEDIDFWHKLLTPEQRSEYRATGGRLSNPAYVTAYDITTQQHVNVTGIFAQIVDSGISKTVNLPNSATIEDVRQVYRECYNMGCKGITIYRDGSRSYQPIEIKKEDNNSSEQEQLQKLDTKYKKVKERPGPVIYGKTIKDKTPWGSMYVTMNFDGKEPFEIFVNVGKSGSELKAMTEALSRVISIGLRSGCSLEDFIDTLKGLSGKEYWMLKFNDNYVVRSIPDAIALMLEKLIDREVINARMSDKSMICPDCGAPLERISGCEYCFSCGYSPCK; translated from the coding sequence ATGAGTCTTCAAGATATAAGAGAATTTTTTGATAAGGACATAAACACGCGCTCACTAGAGAATTTAGGGCAGTCAAGATTATCAGAAAATGCTATTTGGCTGTTAGAACAAAGATATTTTGTGCAGAGATTTGACCCTGAGATAAACGGAGTCAGACAAGAAAAAAATTTTGAAGAATTTGCACGACGAGTCGCCCGCACTGTTGCAAGCGCAGAAGTAAATTACTCTGACTCGGTTGAGTGGCTTGTTACTCTTGAGAAAAATATAGCGAGTGATATATTAAATCGCCGTTTCCTGTTTAATTCGCCTTGTTTATTCAGTGCTGCGGCAGGACTTACTATTATTCCTGAGATGGCCGAGATAATTTATAAATCGCCGGATTTAATGACTTATGAAGATTACCGCAAAATTTATGACTCTCGCACAAAGAATCAGCAGTTATTTGCATGTTTCGTTATAAGCGTCCCTGACAGTATCGAGGGAATATTTGAATCCGTCAAGAATGCAAGTATAATCAGCAAGTTCGGCGGAGGAGTCGGCGGAAATTTCGGGCATTTGCGCGAACACAGTTCAGAAATTGCAGGAGGTACAGGCGGCAAAGCGTCAGGGCCTGTGTCATTTATGGAGACGTGGAACACTATGGGCGCGGTAGTAGTTCAGGGCGGAAAGAGGCGCGCTGCTTTAATGGGTATGCTGTTCGATGATCACCCCGATATTTATGACTTCATTGACTGCAAAACTGAAGACGGCAAATTATCATATTTTAATATTTCTGTCGCAATTTCTGACAAGTTAATGCAGGCCGCAGAGAATGACGAAGATTTTGATTTACACTCAAGAGTTGATGACTCAGTTGTTAAGACAGTCAAAGCCCGCGAATTATTAAATCATATTTGCGAGTCAGCATGGAAACGAGGCGACCCCGGAGTCTTCTTTATTGATAGAGCTAGGCAGGATAATTTGCTGAAAATGGGCGGCTCTGAATGGGAGATTGAAGCGACTAACCCATGCGGTGAACAGCCATTACCGAATTTTACGAGCTGTAATTTAGGCTCTATCAACATTGAAAAATTTGTGAATGATGACGGGACATTTAATTATTCGAGATTATCGGATCAAGTATTCAGGTCAATTTATTATTTGGATTTAGTGATAGATGCGTGCTCATATCCATTAGAGAAAATTGGCGAGAGAACGAAATCAATTCGCCCCGTTGGACTGGGAATAATGGGACTTGCTGATGCTTCAATAATGCAGAATATAATTTACGGTTCAGGAGAATTTAACGCGTTCTGTGAAAAACTTTCAGGAGTATTAGCGCGTTCGGCCCTGCTTGCTACTGTAAAAATAGTTAATGACGTAAATAAACCGCCATTTCCTGAGCATGAATTAGTCAGCAAATTATTTGAAGGCTTTAACGTTCCTGAATCCCGTGAAGAATTTGACTCAATGCTGCGTACAATGCGAGAAGGAAAAAATATTCCTGTTACGTTAATAAATACTCTTTCAAGTTTTGAATTTAACGATGATTTAAGGCTTGTCTTGAAAAATTTATTTGCGGGGGATTTGCGTAACAGCCGGAGACTCTCAATAGCTCCGACCGGGTCAATTTCTATGATTCTTGATACGAGCTCAGGAATTGAACCTAATTTTGCGTGGTCATGGAATCGCCGAATAATGAAGACTGACGGGACAGGCTTTGAAGATATAGACTTCTGGCACAAATTATTAACTCCTGAACAACGAAGCGAATACAGAGCAACGGGCGGGAGGCTCTCAAATCCTGCATACGTTACAGCATATGACATAACGACTCAACAGCATGTAAATGTAACGGGAATTTTTGCGCAGATTGTAGACAGCGGGATAAGCAAGACAGTTAATTTGCCGAATTCTGCAACGATTGAAGACGTGAGACAAGTTTATAGAGAGTGCTATAACATGGGCTGTAAAGGAATAACAATTTATCGCGACGGTTCAAGGTCGTATCAGCCTATAGAAATTAAGAAAGAAGATAATAATTCGAGCGAACAGGAACAGCTGCAAAAGCTCGATACAAAATATAAAAAAGTTAAGGAACGCCCCGGCCCTGTTATTTACGGCAAAACAATTAAAGACAAAACCCCGTGGGGCAGCATGTACGTTACAATGAATTTTGACGGCAAAGAGCCATTTGAAATTTTTGTGAATGTCGGCAAGAGCGGCTCAGAGTTAAAGGCAATGACTGAAGCATTATCGCGGGTGATTTCAATCGGTCTGCGTTCGGGGTGCAGTCTTGAAGATTTTATTGACACTCTGAAGGGCTTATCCGGCAAAGAATATTGGATGTTGAAATTCAATGATAATTACGTAGTTCGCTCGATACCTGATGCAATAGCGTTAATGCTAGAAAAATTAATAGACCGCGAAGTAATTAATGCAAGAATGAGCGATAAATCAATGATTTGTCCCGACTGCGGGGCACCGCTTGAGAGAATA